A window from Pseudomonas moraviensis encodes these proteins:
- a CDS encoding LysR family transcriptional regulator, with translation MHFDLTDLRLYMHIIDTGNITAGAARSHLSLAAASARIRAMEASLGAEFLERGRRGVMPTPAGKALARHARILLQQAERLQQELAEYAQGVKGQVRLLCNTTAITEYLPEVLADFLRSHPNLDIDLQELPSARITHALREGAADLGIVSDAVDSNGLQTQAFRDDPLVLILPLDHPLSDAAEVSFSDALQHDFVGLSADSALAIYLEEQALHSGARMQVRIRADGFDGAIRMVARGAGLAIVPLAAVERAKVEHFKCVALNEPWARRTLLLCARDFAALPGYAQALLQALTAARVSEHSDVDPRQLSDNRAL, from the coding sequence ATGCACTTCGACCTCACCGACCTGCGCCTCTACATGCACATCATCGACACCGGCAACATCACCGCCGGTGCCGCGCGCAGTCACCTATCCCTCGCCGCCGCCAGCGCGAGAATCCGCGCGATGGAAGCCTCGCTAGGCGCCGAATTCCTTGAGCGCGGTCGGCGTGGTGTCATGCCGACGCCCGCCGGGAAAGCCCTCGCCCGCCACGCGCGCATTCTTTTGCAACAGGCCGAGCGCCTGCAGCAGGAACTCGCTGAATACGCACAAGGCGTCAAAGGCCAGGTGCGGCTGTTGTGCAACACCACGGCGATCACCGAATACCTGCCAGAAGTGCTCGCGGATTTCCTGCGCAGCCATCCCAATCTCGATATCGATCTGCAGGAACTGCCTAGCGCGCGGATCACTCATGCCTTGCGTGAAGGCGCAGCGGATCTGGGCATCGTGTCCGACGCGGTCGACAGCAACGGCCTACAGACGCAGGCTTTTCGCGACGATCCGCTGGTGCTGATTCTGCCGCTTGACCACCCGTTGTCTGACGCCGCCGAGGTCAGTTTCAGCGACGCGTTGCAGCATGACTTTGTCGGACTGAGTGCCGACAGCGCACTGGCGATTTATCTGGAAGAACAGGCGCTGCACAGCGGCGCGCGGATGCAGGTGCGCATTCGCGCCGATGGCTTCGATGGGGCGATACGCATGGTCGCCCGAGGCGCCGGACTGGCCATCGTGCCGTTGGCCGCTGTCGAACGCGCGAAGGTCGAACACTTCAAATGCGTGGCGCTCAATGAACCGTGGGCGCGCCGCACGTTATTGCTCTGCGCGAGAGACTTCGCTGCGCTGCCGGGTTATGCCCAGGCATTGTTACAAGCGCTCACCGCTGCGCGCGTTTCTGAGCACT
- a CDS encoding sulfite exporter TauE/SafE family protein encodes MHTLTDFYQTLGPTLSMLVIATFILAGMIKGVIGLGLPTVAMGLLGLAMAPAQAAALLIIPATLTNLWQLAFGGHLQNLLKRLWPMLLMIFLGTGIGTFWIGMAGGHWVVRGLGAALLLYALSGLFLPTLHVNPRHERWVGPQCGLITGVITSATGVFVIPAVPYLQAMGLSRDELVQALGLSFTVSTLALALGLLWHGALGGGELSASLLALIPAMLGMWLGQWLRQRISAVLFKRVFFIGLGALGAHLLISG; translated from the coding sequence ATGCATACGCTAACCGACTTCTACCAAACCCTCGGCCCGACCCTGTCTATGCTGGTCATCGCCACCTTCATCCTCGCCGGCATGATCAAAGGCGTCATCGGCCTTGGCCTGCCCACCGTTGCCATGGGCCTGCTCGGTCTGGCTATGGCGCCGGCGCAGGCAGCTGCTTTGTTGATCATCCCCGCGACTTTGACCAACCTCTGGCAACTGGCCTTCGGTGGGCATCTGCAAAATTTGCTAAAACGCCTCTGGCCCATGCTGCTGATGATCTTTCTCGGCACCGGCATCGGCACCTTCTGGATTGGCATGGCTGGCGGCCATTGGGTTGTGCGCGGGCTCGGCGCGGCGCTGTTGCTGTATGCGTTGAGCGGGCTGTTTCTACCGACGCTGCACGTCAACCCGCGCCATGAGCGCTGGGTTGGTCCGCAGTGTGGCCTGATCACCGGCGTCATCACCTCCGCCACCGGCGTCTTCGTGATTCCGGCGGTGCCGTACCTGCAAGCAATGGGTCTGAGCCGCGATGAGCTGGTGCAGGCGCTCGGTCTGTCCTTCACAGTTTCGACCCTGGCGCTGGCGCTCGGGCTGCTTTGGCACGGCGCACTTGGCGGTGGCGAATTGAGCGCGTCGCTGCTGGCGCTGATCCCGGCCATGCTCGGCATGTGGCTCGGCCAATGGCTGCGTCAGCGCATCAGTGCGGTGCTGTTCAAGCGGGTGTTCTTTATCGGACTGGGCGCGCTCGGCGCCCATTTGCTGATCAGCGGCTAG
- a CDS encoding putative quinol monooxygenase, translated as MSERQGFILHAKTRPEKAAEFEALFRTYVEPSRAEPGCIEYHMLRDKQDPTLFIFYEIWASQAHLDVHSALPHMKAFFAKRMEYLERDFDIRPIDMLSESSASR; from the coding sequence ATGAGTGAACGTCAGGGTTTCATCCTGCACGCCAAGACCCGCCCGGAAAAAGCCGCCGAGTTCGAAGCGCTGTTCCGCACCTATGTCGAGCCGAGCCGCGCCGAACCGGGCTGCATCGAGTACCACATGCTGCGCGACAAGCAGGATCCGACGCTGTTTATCTTCTACGAGATCTGGGCAAGCCAGGCGCATCTGGATGTGCACTCAGCGTTGCCGCACATGAAAGCGTTCTTCGCCAAACGCATGGAGTACTTGGAACGCGATTTCGATATTCGCCCGATCGACATGCTCAGCGAATCGTCGGCTAGCCGCTGA
- a CDS encoding NAD(P)H-dependent oxidoreductase, translating to MKKVLLLNGGKKFAHSDGRYNTTLHETALSVLDRGGVDVKTTFIDEGYDVAEEVAKFLWADVIIYQMPGWWMGAPWTVKKYIDEVFTEGHGSLYASDGRTRSDASQKYGSGGLIQGKQYMLSLTWNAPQQAFDDPTDFFEAKGVDAVYFPFHKANEFLGMTALPTFLCVDVMKRPNIDNDVVRYEQHLTEVFGLKA from the coding sequence ATGAAAAAAGTCCTGTTGCTCAATGGCGGTAAAAAATTCGCCCACTCCGATGGCCGCTACAACACCACCCTGCACGAAACTGCGCTGAGCGTGCTCGATCGCGGCGGTGTCGACGTCAAGACCACCTTCATTGATGAGGGCTACGACGTTGCTGAAGAAGTGGCGAAATTCCTCTGGGCCGACGTGATCATTTATCAAATGCCGGGCTGGTGGATGGGCGCGCCGTGGACGGTGAAAAAGTACATCGACGAAGTCTTCACTGAAGGCCACGGCAGCCTCTACGCCAGCGACGGTCGCACCCGTTCCGATGCCTCGCAGAAGTACGGCAGTGGCGGTCTGATTCAGGGCAAGCAATACATGCTGTCGCTGACCTGGAATGCGCCGCAGCAAGCCTTCGATGACCCGACGGATTTCTTCGAAGCCAAAGGCGTGGACGCGGTGTACTTCCCGTTCCACAAGGCCAACGAATTCCTTGGCATGACCGCGCTGCCGACCTTCCTCTGCGTCGACGTGATGAAGCGTCCAAATATCGACAATGATGTGGTGCGCTATGAGCAGCATCTGACTGAGGTGTTTGGCCTCAAGGCTTGA